In Nymphaea colorata isolate Beijing-Zhang1983 chromosome 3, ASM883128v2, whole genome shotgun sequence, a genomic segment contains:
- the LOC116251477 gene encoding uncharacterized protein LOC116251477, which translates to MPPSQQHSRINLADLKAQIVKRLGPDKAQRYFSHLTRLLSQKISKVEFDKLCYLTIGRENLALHNQFIRSVLKNACHAKVPPPPPVQDATALVGGVAKTSQSPSFSAPNAVILSNGDIPGSPQKGRTLKRDRRPVDRPSPLGTIEKTEIVTAHRGDGKEETVPGVAENGDMYPYDLQRAAHHLQGLAEEPDNERSSPMLLPPIKRARLQKSTRDQFHVNNKGLTEVVIEEDVEPVPSDPFQCGSPICAPLGIPFCSASLGGARKGMIRSLSDLPSVSSYMSSVDGGELLDTETLKKKMEHIAEVEGLHGVTIDCANLLNNGLDAYLKRLIRTCIELAKARAGSEQTKAAIQKQHIYGKVAQGINGMWQNHLHNQTNNVSAEGIRSQSPISLLDFRVAMKLNPQQLGDDWPSLLEKISFRGFDEE; encoded by the coding sequence ATGCCACCCTCACAGCAGCATTCACGGATTAATCTTGCCGATTTGAAGGCTCAGATTGTGAAAAGGCTTGGACCAGACAAGGCGCAAAGATACTTTAGTCATTTGACCAGATTGTTGAGTCAGAAAATTAGCAAAGTTGAGTTTGATAAACTATGTTACCTCACCATTGGACGGGAGAACCTCGCACTTCACAATCAGTTCATACGATCAGTTCTCAAGAACGCTTGTCATGCAAAGGTGCCCCCTCCACCTCCCGTGCAGGACGCCACTGCATTGGTTGGTGGAGTAGCGAAGACATCTCAGAGTCCATCATTCAGTGCGCCGAATGCTGTTATTTTATCAAATGGGGATATACCGGGGTCTCCTCAGAAGGGAAGAACTCTTAAACGTGATAGAAGACCCGTTGATCGACCAAGCCCCCTTGGCACCATTGAGAAAACAGAAATTGTTACTGCACATCGTGGAGATGGTAAGGAAGAAACTGTTCCAGGTGTTGCTGAGAATGGAGACATGTATCCATATGACCTCCAGAGGGCTGCCCATCATCTTCAAGGGCTTGCTGAGGAGCCAGATAATGAGCGGAGCAGTCCAATGCTGCTTCCACCTATCAAGAGGGCAAGGCTGCAAAAGTCAACTCGTGATCAATTTCATGTAAATAACAAAGGTCTGACGGAAGTAGTAATAGAGGAAGATGTTGAGCCAGTCCCTTCTGACCCCTTTCAATGTGGAAGCCCCATATGTGCTCCTTTGGGAATTCCCTTCTGCTCAGCTAGTTTAGGTGGTGCTCGCAAGGGCATGATTCGGAGCTTGTCTGATCTACCATCAGTAAGTAGTTATATGAGTTCTGTTGATGGCGGTGAACTATTGGATACAGAAacgttgaagaagaagatggagcaTATAGCAGAGGTTGAGGGTCTTCATGGCGTGACAATTGATTGTGCTAATTTGTTGAATAATGGGCTGGATGCCTACCTGAAAAGGTTGATACGGACATGTATAGAACTAGCAAAGGCAAGGGCAGGGAGCGAACAGACAAAAGCTGCAATCCAGAAGCAGCACATCTATGGGAAGGTTGCACAAGGAATTAATGGCATGTGGCAAAACCACTTGCACAATCAAACTAACAATGTTTCAGCAGAAGGGATACGGAGCCAATCTCCAATATCTTTGCTGGACTTTAGAGTAGCTATGAAGTTGAATCCACAACAATTAGGAGATGACTGGCCTTCATTGCTTGAGAAAATCTCTTTTCGCGGATTCGATGAAGAATAA
- the LOC116251476 gene encoding uncharacterized protein LOC116251476 — protein sequence MDECPTKKASDGLRVSRRGSNISLGDGNHVPRNSQCCNRLGCSINSMSGSQIGLQERSKLSRPNFRASSSKAVSGGSSRQVSSSSGLRKAQRRPQTPPSSKEIYLASSSNAQGFTEFLDSSTSEEQSVTSEREEMEDTTTQESSLVLQDTLAEVCDRSVMHTSRMRKRVYQKSSSSSHSFPRGSSGNKETIFHHPLSSRHSGEPSEASSHGPGGSSSRYGLGNLGCASVSDVLPSRFSVADTQDSGRVRKSDGEKSSIRGKSISNTSTLAASGSRRSTIGRNMSFTSSPLSLQPTRRNIRSSTTRGVTSVRTRRMPGEGINIRLAESSTNNNSISLSDGSLPPLQSQLELLNSSSVSASSSSSSPSSMDLPPFLQLNSFRRSESGSEISRTRPGIDHEGSSAHGFRGPSMDHGGYPRINMEGIAEVLFALERIEQDEEITYEQLLVLETNLFLGGLSFHDQHRDMRMDIDNMTYEELLALEERMGSVSTALSEEALSKCLRHAFYSSSPTVSGIKVSEEDDVKCSICQEEYVDGDEVGHLQCDHCYHVSCIHVWLRLKNWCPVCKAPAALE from the exons ATGGATGAGTGCCCCACTAAAAAGGCTTCTGATGGGCTGCGTGTCTCTAGAAGAGGGTCTAATATTTCTCTTGGGGATGGCAACCATGTGCCTCGAAATTCCCAATGCTGCAACCGATTGGGTTGCAGCATTAATTCTATGAGCGGAAGCCAGATTGGCTTGCAAGAGAGGTCCAAACTTTCAAGACCAAATTTCCGTGCATCCAGCAGCAAAGCAGTATCTGGGGGCTCCTCCAGACAAGTTTCAAGCTCCTCTGGGCTGAGAAAGGCTCAACGAAGACCGCAGACACCTCCTTCTTCTAAAGAAATATACCTTGCTTCAAGCAGCAATGCACAGGGATTCACAGAATTTTTAGATTCTTCAACATCGGAAGAGCAATCAGTAACTTCTGAAAGGGAAGAGATGGAAGATACCACAACACAAGAGAGCTCTTTGGTGTTACAAGATACATTGGCAGAGGTTTGTGACCGTTCTGTCATGCATACTTCACGAATGCGAAAGCGAGTTTATCAGAAGTCCAGTTCAAGTTCTCATAGTTTTCCCCGTGGTTCATCCGGTAATAAAGAAACAATcttccatcatcctctctcgTCCAGACACTCTGGAGAGCCTTCTGAAGCTTCCTCTCATGGTCCAGGAGGTAGTTCCAGTAGATATGGTCTTGGTAACCTCGGCTGCGCTTCAGTATCTGATGTGCTTCCCTCCAGGTTTTCAGTGGCAGATACACAAGACTCTGGTCGAGTTAGAAAATCTGATGGAGAAAAGTCATCTATTAGAGGGAAGAGTATCAGTAACACTTCCACATTAGCTGCTTCAGGCAGCAGGAGGAGTACAATTGGGCGTAATATGTCCTTTACATCGAGTCCATTGTCCTTGCAACCTACAAGGAGGAATATTAGATCGTCAACAACCAGAGGAGTTACTTCAGTTAGAACCAGGCGGATGCCTGGAGAGGGTATTAATATAAGGTTGGCAGAGAGCAGCACTAACAACAATTCCATTTCTCTATCAGATGGCAGTCTGCCTCCTCTACAATCTCAACTAGAGCTACTGAATAGCTCCTCTGTTTCAGCCagctcatcatcatcatcaccatcctCTATGGATTTACCTCCTTTTCTTCAACTCAACTCATTTAGGAGATCAGAGTCTGGTAGTGAAATTTCTCGAACAAGGCCAGGCATTGATCATGAGGGTAGCAGTGCCCATGGTTTTCGTGGACCTTCAATGGATCATGGTGGATATCCTCGCATTAACATGGAAGGGATTGCAGAG GTATTGTTTGCATTGGAAAGAATTGAGCAAGATGAAGAGATTACATATGAG CAATTATTGGTGCTTGAGACAAATTTGTTCCTGGGTGGGCTAAGTTTCCACGATCAGCATAGAGATATGAGAATGGATATAGATAATATGACTTATGAG GAATTATTAGCTCTGGAGGAGAGAATGGGTAGTGTCAGTACAGCACTTTCGGAAGAAGCATTATCCAAATGCCTTCGTCATGCATTCTACTCATCAAGTCCAACAGTTTCTGGAATCAAGGTCTCTGAAGAAGATGACGTCAAATGCAGTATTTGCCAG GAAGAGTATGTTGACGGGGACGAAGTAGGCCATCTGCAATGTGATCATTGTTACCATGTATCTTGTATCCATGTTTGGCTACGCTTGAAGAACTGGTGTCCCGTCTGCAAAGCTCCAGCGGCACTAGAGTAg